A single Ignavibacteriales bacterium DNA region contains:
- a CDS encoding (deoxy)nucleoside triphosphate pyrophosphohydrolase yields the protein MNSSSVKHLVACALIEKEGRILLAQRKEGMKLGLKWEFPGGKLEEGESVEECIVREIKEELNLDIAVLYRMKENYHSYEYAGIHLFPCVCVVTGGELLLRDHAEVRWITPEEIFSYDLAEADIPVARAYLDRNEM from the coding sequence ATGAATTCATCTTCAGTTAAACATCTGGTGGCCTGCGCTCTGATTGAAAAGGAGGGGCGTATTCTGCTCGCTCAGAGAAAAGAGGGAATGAAACTCGGACTAAAATGGGAGTTCCCCGGCGGCAAACTTGAAGAGGGGGAGTCAGTTGAAGAGTGTATCGTCAGAGAAATAAAAGAAGAGCTTAATCTGGATATAGCGGTGCTTTACCGGATGAAAGAAAACTATCACTCCTATGAATATGCTGGTATTCACCTTTTCCCCTGCGTCTGTGTTGTGACCGGGGGTGAGCTTCTGTTGCGGGATCATGCTGAGGTACGCTGGATCACCCCGGAAGAAATTTTTAGTTACGATCTGGCGGAAGCTGACATCCCGGTTGCCCGGGCATATCTGGACAGAAACGAAATGTAA
- the corA gene encoding magnesium/cobalt transporter CorA, whose translation MRRFTPPLSRFKERTRLSQRAGMPPETLLFLGEKKLDKALVTVFTYNQHECSQRIIESASDLMNVLPKHQMTWLNIDGLHDTELIEKTGEVFGLHTLLLEDILNTDLRPKTEIYEDKLFLTVKMLSFDNDSGRVIAEQVSFVLGRNFLITFQEGLQGDVFERVRERLDKGKGRLRRMRTDYLLYELLDSVIDNYFIIIEKTGDKLELAEAKILASPQKSVLGEIHNLKTELMELRKLVWPMREIVSRLERDEGNFFDDQNRIYVRDIYDHIFQAIETIEMYRDMLSSLQDLYHSSLSNRMNEIMKVLTIITTIFIPLSFIAGVYGMNFHFMPELQWRWGYPLVLFLMTAVSLVMLYIFRKKQWL comes from the coding sequence ATGCGAAGATTTACCCCGCCATTATCGCGGTTTAAGGAAAGAACACGCCTTTCACAGAGAGCCGGAATGCCGCCGGAAACTCTGCTCTTCCTGGGTGAAAAAAAACTGGATAAAGCCCTGGTCACCGTTTTCACCTATAATCAGCATGAATGCAGCCAAAGGATTATTGAGTCCGCCAGCGATCTGATGAATGTTCTTCCTAAGCATCAGATGACCTGGCTGAATATTGACGGTCTGCACGACACCGAACTGATTGAAAAAACCGGAGAGGTCTTCGGTCTGCACACCCTGCTTCTTGAAGATATTCTTAATACTGACCTGAGACCAAAAACAGAGATATACGAAGATAAACTTTTTCTCACGGTTAAAATGCTTTCCTTTGATAATGACTCCGGGAGAGTAATAGCCGAACAGGTCAGCTTTGTTCTTGGCAGGAATTTTCTTATCACTTTTCAGGAAGGATTGCAGGGGGATGTGTTTGAACGGGTGCGGGAACGTCTTGACAAAGGAAAAGGTCGCCTGCGCCGCATGAGAACCGATTACCTGCTTTATGAGCTGCTTGATTCCGTGATTGATAATTATTTTATTATCATCGAAAAAACAGGGGATAAACTTGAACTTGCTGAAGCAAAAATACTCGCCTCCCCGCAAAAATCCGTTCTTGGAGAAATCCACAACCTGAAAACCGAACTGATGGAACTCCGGAAACTTGTCTGGCCGATGCGGGAAATTGTCAGCCGGCTTGAACGTGATGAAGGAAACTTCTTTGACGATCAGAACCGCATCTATGTGCGTGATATATACGATCATATCTTCCAGGCAATTGAGACCATAGAAATGTACCGTGATATGCTCTCCAGTCTTCAGGACCTTTACCACTCAAGCCTGAGCAACCGGATGAACGAAATCATGAAAGTGCTCACCATTATCACTACTATTTTCATACCGCTCAGCTTTATCGCGGGAGTTTATGGCATGAATTTTCATTTTATGCCTGAACTGCAATGGCGCTGGGGTTATCCCCTTGTTCTGTTTCTAATGACCGCCGTCAGTTTAGTGATGTTGTATATCTTCAGAAAAAAGCAGTGGCTCTGA